From Lolium perenne isolate Kyuss_39 chromosome 5, Kyuss_2.0, whole genome shotgun sequence, a single genomic window includes:
- the LOC127298442 gene encoding cytochrome P450 81Q32-like: MTTPSTDATAEEMPTGGVLLILLLIIAGAVAVFVRLRQRRGDRSGSAPSPPSLPLLGHLHLLKKPLHRSLAALAGAPDANAAPLLSLRLGMRRALLVSSHAAAEECFTVHDAVLAGRPQVLAGKHLGYGRTSVVWVSYGDHWRGLRRFFAAELFSSSRLGALAAERRSEVAFLVENLLHDAVAASSGIITLRPKLFELVLNVMLRAITGRRHAGDVHRFQEIVEESFAVSGVPSVGDFFPALRWVDRVRGVEAALANLQSRRDAFVTGLIDDHRRTRDAASRDVEKKAVIDVLMEHQQTDPEYYTDTVVKGIVLVLLTAGTDTSALTTEWAMAQLLTHPGAMKKARAEIDAVVGTGRLVKESDITNLPYLQCVVKETLRLCPVGPIIPAHEAMEDCTVGGFHVRRGTMVLVNAWAIHRDASVWDAPQEFRPERFLSRDAVTTPMLPFGLGRRRCPGEGLAMRLVPLTLAALLQCFEWDIAEGCTVDMAEGAGLTMPMATPLAAVCRPREFVKSVLSAST; the protein is encoded by the exons ATGACGACTCCATCCACGGACGCAACCGCGGAGGAAATGCCCACCGGCGGCGTCCTCCTcatcctactcctcatcatcgccgGTGCCGTCGCCGTCTTTGTTCGGCTGAGGCAACGGCGTGGGGACAGGAGCGGCAGCGCGCCCAGCCCGCCGTCTCTCCCGCTGCTCGGCCACCTCCACCTTCTCAAGAAGCCGCTGCACCGCTCGCTGGCCGCGCTCGCCGGGGCCCCGGACGCGAACGCGGCGCCGCTCCTGTCTCTCAGGCTGGGCATGCGCCGGGCGCTGCTCGTGTCATCTCACGCCGCCGCCGAGGAGTGCTTCACGGTGCACGACGCCGTGCTGGCAGGGAGGCCGCAGGTGCTCGCCGGGAAGCACCTCGGGTACGGGCGCACCAGCGTCGTGTGGGTCTCTTACGGGGACCACTGGCGGGGCCTGCGCCGGTTCTTCGCCGCCGAGCTCTTCTCGTCTTCCCGCCTCGGCGCGCTCGCCGCCGAACGCCGCTCCGAGGTCGCGTTCCTCGTCGAGAACCTGCTCCATGACGCCGTAGCCGCCAGCAGTGGGATCATCACCCTCCGTCCGAAGCTCTTCGAGCTGGTGCTCAACGTGATGCTGCGCGCGATCACCGGGCGCCGGCACGCCGGCGACGTGCACAGATTCCAGGAGATCGTCGAGGAGTCGTTCGCCGTGAGCGGCGTGCCCAGCGTCGGGGACTTCTTTCCGGCGCTGCGGTGGGTCGACCGCGTCCGCGGCGTCGAGGCGGCGCTGGCGAATCTGCAGTCGAGGCGTGACGCGTTCGTCACTGGCCTCATCGACGACCACCGGCGAACGCGCGACGCTGCTAGCCGGGACGTTGAGAAGAAGGCTGTGATCGACGTGCTCATGGAACATCAACAAACCGATCCAGAGTACTACACTGACACCGTCGTCAAGGGCATCGTCTTG GTACTGCTCACCGCCGGTACCGACACATCGGCCCTGACCACCGAGTGGGCGATGGCGCAGCTGCTGACGCACCCGGGGGCGATGAAGAAGGCGAGGGCCGAGATAGACGCCGTTGTCGGCACCGGCCGGCTAGTGAAGGAGTCGGACATCACCAACCTCCCATACTTGCAATGCGTCGTCAAGGAGACCCTTCGGCTCTGCCCCGTCGGCCCGATCATCCCGGCGCACGAGGCAATGGAGGACTGCACGGTGGGCGGCTTCCACGTCCGGCGCGGCACCATGGTCCTCGTGAACGCGTGGGCGATCCACCGGGATGCCAGTGTCTGGGATGCGCCACAGGAATTCAGACCAGAGCGGTTCTTGAGCAGAGACGCGGTCACCACTCCCATGCTGCCGTTCGGGCTTGGCCGGAGGCGATGTCCCGGCGAGGGCCTGGCGATGCGCCTTGTCCCCCTGACGCTGGCAGCACTATTGCAATGCTTCGAGTGGGATATTGCTGAAGGCTGTACCGTCGACATGGCCGAAGGTGCTGGGCTGACGATGCCAATGGCGACGCCATTGGCGGCTGTCTGCCGGCCCCGAGAGTTCGTCAAGAGTGTGCTCTCTGCTTCCACCTGA